A region of the Halanaerobiales bacterium genome:
AGTCATCAATAGCTATCTTTACTCCAATTTCATGTAATTCTTTTAGAGATTGAATTGTATAATCAATATTTCCCATGGCAGTTCTTTCAGTTATTTCAAGTTCTAAATGTTCAGGTTCCAGCCCAGTCTCAAATAATATTTTTTTGATTTTTTGAACAAAATCTTTACTCAAAAATTGTTCAGGACTGACATTTACAGAAACAAAGAAATCATCTCCTATCTTATCATGAATTTCTTTTAGTTGTCTGCAGGATTCTTTAAGAACCCAATCACCTATTTCTTCAATAAAACCACTTTCTTCTGCAATTGGTATAAAAACTCCTGGAGATATCATTCCCTTTTCTGGATGTTGCCAGCGGATAAGAGCTTCTAAACCTACTGTTTTTTCATTATCAGTTGAAATAAAAGGTTGATAATGTAGGGTGAATTGCTCTTCTTTTAAAGCAGCTGATAATTGAGTTTCTAAGTTTTTTCTTTGTGATAGATTTTTCTCTACATTTTTAGCATAAAAATCTATTTTACCATTATTAGTTTTTTTGACAGCATGCATGGCCAGACTTGCATTTTTTATTAGTTTTGTAGCATCTTTACTATCATCAGGATAAACAGAGATCCCCATGCTATTGGTTAGATAAATAATATTATCATCTATTAAATAACTTTGATTGATATTATTTAGTATTTGAGAGAATCTTTCATAAATTTTATTGGTATTTTCATCTTCATCTGCCAGAAGATAAAAATAAAACTCATCTCCCATTCTGGCTACAGGCTGATTTTCATCAAAATATTGTGTTAATCTATTTGCTAACTTTTGTAAGATTTGATCCCCACCATTATGGCCAAAACGATCATTGATAGATTTGAAATCATCTACACCTATAGAACAGATATATGCTTTTTGATTTATATCATCTAAATGATTCAGAGTGTTTTTTAATTTTCTTTTAAAAAAATTTATATTTGGAAGTCCGGTTAAAGAATCATTATAGGTTAAATTTTTGATTACTTCCATCATTTTATTAAAATTATCAGCAGCTTCTCCAATTTCATCTTTACTATTAATATCAGCTCTGACATTAAGATTACCGGTAGCTCCTTTCTGAAAGGCATTTTTTAATTTTATAATAGGTTTTGAGATATTATTTGCTATATAAATACTTAAGATACTTCCCAGTAAAATAGCTACAAGTCCTATTGTAAATATTCTATTATTTAACTTATCTAC
Encoded here:
- a CDS encoding EAL domain-containing protein — protein: MKIKNISFKYKILGLALIIITLLTLSIIFTITNTFHDILEDIIFQSETKNIKQNSEMVTSWFAERKHDLKIYANTEVMQNGSWQEKKNYLQTELAKRVKEYYFFFIADENGNYSTTFEDNAGNIKDRNYFPKIMTGNTVISEPVISRSTSKPIIVIGTPIGHNNENKSMLAAVIRLDELGSYINKYRKDEKGVYSFLINNNGKVITHPDTEKLQNYFKNNQLNSFSFPDRFINIISSNKEGNFKCNIDNTTKYAFYHNIPETNNWKLVTVLPNSYLKKSVDKLNNRIFTIGLVAILLGSILSIYIANNISKPIIKLKNAFQKGATGNLNVRADINSKDEIGEAADNFNKMMEVIKNLTYNDSLTGLPNINFFKRKLKNTLNHLDDINQKAYICSIGVDDFKSINDRFGHNGGDQILQKLANRLTQYFDENQPVARMGDEFYFYLLADEDENTNKIYERFSQILNNINQSYLIDDNIIYLTNSMGISVYPDDSKDATKLIKNASLAMHAVKKTNNGKIDFYAKNVEKNLSQRKNLETQLSAALKEEQFTLHYQPFISTDNEKTVGLEALIRWQHPEKGMISPGVFIPIAEESGFIEEIGDWVLKESCRQLKEIHDKIGDDFFVSVNVSPEQFLSKDFVQKIKKILFETGLEPEHLELEITERTAMGNIDYTIQSLKELHEIGVKIAIDDFGTGYSSLSYLKEFAIDILKIDKSFIDNFRKNEDDDAIVNTIITIGHNLGLKVVAEGVETKEQAEKLKKLECDIIQGYYYSKPLPPAKLFNNIDI